The DNA segment CACCGAAAGCCTTCGGCAAGATCCTCATCAGCCCGCTGATTCCTGAGTTCCTGCAGCGTTATCCCAAAGTGGACGTGCAATTGATGCTGACCGATCAACCCGGCCACTTGCTCGACGACTTCGACCTACTGGTGCGGATCACCGACATGCCACCCTTGGGCCTTGCCGCCCGCCCGCTATGCGATGTGCAGCACGTACTTTGTGCAAGCGAGCACTATCTGGCGCAGGCCGGAACGCCTGCCCATCCGGCAGACCTGGCTTCTCATAGCTGCATCTATCTGGGAGAAACGCCCAGTGATAGTCGGTGGCAACTCAGGCATCTGGAAACGGGTGAAAAAGTCACTGTCGGCGTCAAAGGCAGGTTCTCCAGCAACCATAGCGAGGTACGACTGGGCGCCGTTCGCGCCAATCTCGGTATTGGTTGCCTGCCGATATTCACGGCGGCCGAGAGTCTGTCGACGCATCGGCTGGTCGAGGTCTTGCCCGAATGGCGGTATGAGACGACCTATCATGGAAGGGCCTGGATTCTCTATCCTCCAAACCGTTACCTGCCGCCCAAATGCCGGGTATTGATCGACTTTCTGGCGGAAAAACTCGCTGAACCCTTGCCTTGCTGAGCAAGCTACCCCAGGTATGCGGCGCTTATCCGAACAGCATTGGTTTTAACTGCAATATTGGTCAGTTAGACCGGTGGGGTGGGCTTGCCGGAGTGCCGGACCACAACGAAGACGGCGGCACATTCACAACAGATGTAATGTCTTTACTGGCGTCTTCGCGACCAAGGTCGCTCCCACAAAGGCATGCGGCGCTTATCTGAACGGTATTGGTTTTAACTGTGGATAACCCGAAGATTCGAGTTTTCCACAAGTGAGTTCACTCTCATCCTTACAAATGAACTCGTGGTTCTGATCAATCAGTTGGATCTGGATGGGGCAGCAGAAAAAATTCAGGTATTGCGCTTACGGCAAGCGACATCTGAGAAGGGCGTACTTAGCTAGCTAACGGTTTGAAATATAAGACATTAGTAAGCTATTCATATCGACGCGGCGATGCCCGCAGAGACGTTTTAATTCCAGAAAGGAATAAAAAACTCGATATCTATTTTTAAATCTAAATAGGCGAGGGTGTCTTAGAGTGCTAATCTAATTGAAAGAAATAAATTTCGCAATCCGAAAAAACAAAAAAAGGTGCGAACATGAATTCCAAAGCCGCAAAAGAAGCAGGGTCCACACAAGAGCTGGACGACAAGAAAGCCCGTAGTACCGTGCAATCCCTGGCCAAAGGGTTTCGTGTGCTTGAGGCATTTTCTGCCGAGAATGAAGAGCTGACGTTAAGCCAGATTGCCGCTGCGGCTGATCTGGACCCTGGCACCACGTTTCGGATGCTCAATACGCTGGTTGATCTCGGTTACGTTTCCAGGATCCCTGAAAGCAGACGTTTCGCGTTGACGCTGAAGATCCTTGATCTGGGTTTTCACGCCATTGCACGCACTGACCTGCGCAGTATTGTCAGGCCTATCCTGCGTACGCTGGTCGGTGAAGTGGGGGAGGCGGCCAGTTTTGCTGTTTTACAGTCGGCTGACGTGCTTTATCTGGAGCGGGTCAGGGCCGGCGTCACGCGGTTGGGTGTCGACATTCGAACAGGCACCACTGTGCCTGCTGCTCAAACTGCAATAGGCCAATCGATCCTGGCCTTTCTTCCCGAAGTTGAAGTCAACCGTATCCTGGCCATACCGCAACTGGCCCCTTTCATCATGAAGCCACATGCCTCGGACGTTCCACTGCATGAACAACTGAGCCAGATCCGTGAACGCGGGTTCATCCTGACCAACTCCTTGTTTACTGAGGGATTGCGAATACTCGCTGTTCCGGTTCTGGACGTGGACGGTTATCCCGTCGGCGCAATCAGTATTGCGGCGCCGACGGTTCGTTGCACGGCTGAAGAACTTGAACTCCGTGCGCTGGCGTTAACCCAACGCGCGGCGAAGTCCATAGGTAAAGCACTTGAAGCCAATGGCAGTGTGGGTGCCAGTACCTACGGGTAGATAAATAGAGCGCTTCTCGCGCTCATCAAAACAACGTGTGAGTGCTCTGTGTTTTTCACGGTGTGTAGGCGCTCGCCCTCTGAAAGTAAAAATAATAAGAGGAAGGATCATGTTGATACAGCAAGTCGCTTCATCGCCTCACGCCGAGGTGGACAGTAAGACGCACGTGATAGAAGGGCAGGCAGGCATCAGTGCCCGGCTTGAACGGTTACCGGTTACCCGCCAAGTGTTCTGGGCACGCAATGTGATCGGCGCGGCCACGTTTTTCGATGGTTACACCGTCATTGCTATTGCCTATGCCATGCCGGTATTGGCCAAAGAGTGGAGCCTGACACCGGGTCAGATTGGCTTGATTCTTTCGGCCGGCTATTTGGGGCAGTTATTCGGGGCGTTGTTCTTTGGCTGGCTGGCTGAGCGTATTGGCCGGATGAAAGTCCTGACCTTCACCATCTTGCTGTTCGTTGCCATGGACGTTGCCTGCCTGTTTGCTTCCGGTGCGGTGGCAATGATGGCGTTCAGATTCATACAGGGCATAGGCACGGGAGGAGAGGTACCGGTGGCGAGTGCCTACGTCAATGAGCTGATCGGCTCCAAGAAACGAGGGCGTTTCTTTCTGCTCTATGAGGTGATGTTCCTGCTTGGTCTGGTCGGCGCCGGCATTATCGGTTACTTCCTGGTACCGGTGTATGGCTGGAAAGTCATGTTCGCTGTCGGTCTTGTACCTGCTGCGCTGTTGATCCCGCTGCGCTTCTTCCTCTTTGAATCGCCACGTTGGCTGGCATCCAAGGGCCGTGTTGAAGAGGCCGATCGCATCGTGAGCCGGTTGGAGCAGAGCGTTATCAAGTCTGGCAAAACCCTGGCTCCGGTCGTCGAAATGCCCATGGCTGCGCGGCCAAATGCGGCCCAAGGCTGGCGTGAGCTGTTCAAGGGCATGTATTTCAAGCGTTCGCTGGTGATTTGGGCCATGTGGTTCGGTTCCTACATGGTTGCCAACGGCCTGATTACCTGGTTGCCGACGCTGTATCGTCAGCATTTCCATCTGCCGCTTGAAACCAGTCTTGCCTACGGTTTCATGACTTCGGCTGCCGGGGTGGTGGCGGCTGTCATCTGCGCGCTATTGATCGATAAGGTCGGGCGGCGCCGCTGGTACATCGGAGCATTGTTCTGCGCTGCCATACCTCTGGGGCTGCTGGCCGCCACCGGCGCTACTACGCCCTTGCAGATTCTGATGATGGCCGGCCTGGGTTATGCCATGTTGCAGACCGTAACGTTCTCGCTTTATCTGTACTCGGCTGAACTCTTTCCAACGCGTTTGAGAGCACTGGGAACAGGCATTGGCAGTGCCTGGCTGCGCCTGGGGTCGGCCATGGGCCCCTTGGTCGTGGGCGTCGCGATATCCGGAGCCGGTGTGCATTACGTATTTGGCACGTTCGCCATTGTACTGTTGATAACCGGGTGTATTACGGCACTGTTTGCAATTGAAACCAAGGGACGAGTTCTTGAGGAACTATCACCTTGACGCTGTAAGTGATCGTTAAACGCTGTCTTGTAATAAACAACGAAAATTCAAGAAATGCATTGATGTGTTTCTTGCGCCCCTGCACGCGTAGCTGTGGACTATTGGTAAATAAAGAGGAAATAAAAATGAGCACTAAAAATACCATCGACCTTAAAGGCCTTGTTCCTGCCCCTATTACACCCTTTACTCGTGATGGCAAACTTGATTTTGCCGCCATTCAAAAGCTGGGTAGCTGGCTGGGCAGTTTCGAAGGCGTCAAAGGTCTGGTTGTGTTGGGCCATGCCGGTGAGGGCACTTTCTTGACTCAGGCTGAACAGGCTCAGGTGATCCGCGCATTCAGCGAGTCGGTTGAAGGTCGCTTGCCAATTATCGCCGGCATCACTGGCGAGGGCACTCAGGTGGCGGCCGAAGAGGCCAAGCGTGCGGTGGATAACGGCGCTGCCGCAGGCCTGGTTTATCCTTCCCATGGCTGGTTGCGCTTCGGTTATCAAAAAGGTGCTGCCCAAGACCGTTACCGGGCCATTTATGAGCACAGCGGCCTGCCACTGATTCTGTTCCAGTACCCGGATGTCACCAAGGCCACTTACGACCTGGAAACCCAGCTGGATATCGCCCGTCAGCCAGGCGTATTCGCCATGAAGAACGGCGTGCGCAACATGCGTCGCTGGGATACCGAAATCCCGGTAATCCGCAAAGAAGTGCCAGACCTGCAAATTCTGACCTGCCATGACGAATACTTGCTGCACACCATGTTCGATGTAGACGGTGCGCTGGTCGGTTACGGTGGCCTGACCCCTGAGCCGTTGATCGAACTGATTGCCGCAGGCAAACGCAGGGACTACCCGGCAGCCCGTGCCATCCACGACAAGCTGCTTCCTGTTACCCGCAATGTCTACCATCGCGGCTCGCACATGGAAGGTACTGTGGCCCTCAAACATGGCCTGGTGACGCGCGGCATTCTGGACCATGCGACCGTACGCTCGCCGCTGCTGCCCCTGGCTGAGGGCGCCGATCAGGAAATCGCGGCTGCTCTGCGTTCTGCTGGCCTGGTTTAAGCGCTGACGCAATGCTGTGCAGGCATTGCGTGACGTCGTGCCATCTGGACGGGGCCTTGTTGATACGAGGCCCTGCCCATAATTTCAAGTTTCACTCGCGACTTTATCAATAGCTCCGTTCTCCCAGAGAGACGAAGTGATATTTGCCCTTCTGGCGTTCAGCGGTTGCCCACTCCCTTAAATAACAACAACAGGGGATATCATGATCATGAACATTCGTCGTTGCCAGGCCATCAGCGTGGCACTTGCGGTCTTGCTGTTTCAATCTCACACGCTGGCGCAAGGTCTTATTGAAGACAGTCGCGCCACTCTTAATTTTAGAAACTTCTACTTTGAGCGTGATTTCACCTCGGCCGCCGCGCGCCCTCAGGAAGCCCGAGAGTGGACCCAGAGCTTTATTCTGGATCTGCGTTCGGGCTTCACCCCTGGCACTGTCGGGTTCGGCGTCGATGTATTGGGTAAATATGCGATCAAGCTCGACGGAGGTGCCGGTCGTTACGGCGCGCTGTTATTACCCAGGGATGCCGATGGTGATCCGGCTGGCAGCTTTGGCCGATTGGGCGTAGCGGTCAAGGCTAAAATCTCGGCCACCGAACTTAAAGTCGGTGAATGGATGCCGAACCTGCCTTTGGTTACCGCTGACGACTTCAGAGCGCTGCCGCAAACCTTCAAGGGGGCGCAACTCTCGTCGCAGGACATCAATAACTGGACGTTGTATGCCGGTGAGTTCACCAAAACCAGCCTGCGTAATGACTCCTCGATGGAGGATCTGGCTTACGCGGGGGCATCCAGCGACTCGTTCAAATACCTCGGTGGTGACTATCGCACCCCATCAAAGAACACAAC comes from the Pseudomonas sp. StFLB209 genome and includes:
- a CDS encoding IclR family transcriptional regulator, with the protein product MNSKAAKEAGSTQELDDKKARSTVQSLAKGFRVLEAFSAENEELTLSQIAAAADLDPGTTFRMLNTLVDLGYVSRIPESRRFALTLKILDLGFHAIARTDLRSIVRPILRTLVGEVGEAASFAVLQSADVLYLERVRAGVTRLGVDIRTGTTVPAAQTAIGQSILAFLPEVEVNRILAIPQLAPFIMKPHASDVPLHEQLSQIRERGFILTNSLFTEGLRILAVPVLDVDGYPVGAISIAAPTVRCTAEELELRALALTQRAAKSIGKALEANGSVGASTYG
- a CDS encoding LysR family transcriptional regulator, coding for MRYENESPLRLMPHMLVFARVVELGSFSAAAGSLGLTPSAVSRQITALEQALRVKLLERTTRKLRLSEAGTEIFAHCLEMAKAARCVQDVAERFVSSPQGQVKISAPKAFGKILISPLIPEFLQRYPKVDVQLMLTDQPGHLLDDFDLLVRITDMPPLGLAARPLCDVQHVLCASEHYLAQAGTPAHPADLASHSCIYLGETPSDSRWQLRHLETGEKVTVGVKGRFSSNHSEVRLGAVRANLGIGCLPIFTAAESLSTHRLVEVLPEWRYETTYHGRAWILYPPNRYLPPKCRVLIDFLAEKLAEPLPC
- a CDS encoding OprD family porin, coding for MNIRRCQAISVALAVLLFQSHTLAQGLIEDSRATLNFRNFYFERDFTSAAARPQEAREWTQSFILDLRSGFTPGTVGFGVDVLGKYAIKLDGGAGRYGALLLPRDADGDPAGSFGRLGVAVKAKISATELKVGEWMPNLPLVTADDFRALPQTFKGAQLSSQDINNWTLYAGEFTKTSLRNDSSMEDLAYAGASSDSFKYLGGDYRTPSKNTTLRLWAGELKDIYQQQYIGLNQRFALSEGINLNANLGYFRGQDDGSAKAGRLDNRTASALVGLNVRQHTVSVGLQQVSGDSGWMRIAGTGGIYLANNTFNHAFDNPRERSWQLRYDLDFTGYAIPGLTLMTRYVQGDHVKLRGVDNGSEWVRETELGYVVQSGVMKNVSLRWRNASVRRDFNSSDYDENRIILSYPLKLL
- a CDS encoding dihydrodipicolinate synthase family protein, yielding MSTKNTIDLKGLVPAPITPFTRDGKLDFAAIQKLGSWLGSFEGVKGLVVLGHAGEGTFLTQAEQAQVIRAFSESVEGRLPIIAGITGEGTQVAAEEAKRAVDNGAAAGLVYPSHGWLRFGYQKGAAQDRYRAIYEHSGLPLILFQYPDVTKATYDLETQLDIARQPGVFAMKNGVRNMRRWDTEIPVIRKEVPDLQILTCHDEYLLHTMFDVDGALVGYGGLTPEPLIELIAAGKRRDYPAARAIHDKLLPVTRNVYHRGSHMEGTVALKHGLVTRGILDHATVRSPLLPLAEGADQEIAAALRSAGLV
- a CDS encoding MFS transporter, which codes for MIGAATFFDGYTVIAIAYAMPVLAKEWSLTPGQIGLILSAGYLGQLFGALFFGWLAERIGRMKVLTFTILLFVAMDVACLFASGAVAMMAFRFIQGIGTGGEVPVASAYVNELIGSKKRGRFFLLYEVMFLLGLVGAGIIGYFLVPVYGWKVMFAVGLVPAALLIPLRFFLFESPRWLASKGRVEEADRIVSRLEQSVIKSGKTLAPVVEMPMAARPNAAQGWRELFKGMYFKRSLVIWAMWFGSYMVANGLITWLPTLYRQHFHLPLETSLAYGFMTSAAGVVAAVICALLIDKVGRRRWYIGALFCAAIPLGLLAATGATTPLQILMMAGLGYAMLQTVTFSLYLYSAELFPTRLRALGTGIGSAWLRLGSAMGPLVVGVAISGAGVHYVFGTFAIVLLITGCITALFAIETKGRVLEELSP